Proteins found in one Synechococcus sp. UW179A genomic segment:
- a CDS encoding DUF3104 domain-containing protein, with protein sequence MGQVIHRGGVALDPKAHDFFKIAYVDSSKIRWGNVDLVTHILPCDPGK encoded by the coding sequence ATGGGTCAGGTCATTCACCGCGGAGGAGTAGCCCTTGACCCGAAAGCCCACGACTTCTTTAAGATCGCTTATGTGGACTCCAGCAAGATCAGATGGGGCAACGTTGATTTAGTGACGCATATTCTGCCGTGCGACCCAGGGAAATAA
- a CDS encoding Nif11-like leader peptide family natural product precursor, which yields MSSEQLKAFLEKVKADTSLQVKLNGAADVDAVAEIAKEAGFAITAEDIQSMQSATVELSYEDLEGVAGGSDLEGAFRHLSLAPILYGCPS from the coding sequence TTGTCCTCAGAACAACTTAAAGCCTTCCTGGAAAAAGTCAAAGCTGACACCAGCCTTCAGGTGAAGCTCAATGGAGCTGCAGATGTAGATGCTGTTGCGGAGATTGCGAAAGAAGCAGGATTTGCAATTACCGCAGAAGATATTCAATCAATGCAATCGGCAACGGTAGAATTGTCATACGAGGATCTGGAAGGTGTAGCTGGTGGGTCTGATCTGGAAGGAGCCTTTCGTCACCTTTCACTTGCGCCCATTCTGTATGGCTGCCCCAGCTAG
- a CDS encoding thermonuclease family protein — protein sequence MKLRSAAIGSFALLLQLGIPAAALETVTIRSCYDGDTCRTSDGERIRLACIDTSELRGKRARPERARAARDHLRGMVVGKSVGLRRITTDRYGRTVGELFVDGMNVQQAMVASRHAEIFWRYASQCPWTR from the coding sequence ATGAAACTTCGATCCGCTGCGATCGGCTCTTTTGCCCTGCTATTGCAGCTTGGGATTCCTGCTGCGGCCCTGGAGACCGTGACCATTCGCAGCTGCTACGACGGCGACACCTGCCGAACCTCTGACGGCGAACGAATCAGGCTGGCCTGCATCGACACTTCTGAGCTGAGAGGGAAGCGGGCTCGACCAGAGCGAGCTAGGGCTGCCCGTGATCACCTTCGCGGCATGGTGGTGGGGAAGTCCGTCGGCCTTCGCCGGATCACTACCGACCGTTATGGCCGGACCGTCGGTGAGCTGTTCGTCGACGGGATGAACGTGCAGCAGGCCATGGTCGCCAGCCGCCATGCCGAGATCTTTTGGCGTTACGCCAGCCAGTGCCCCTGGACGCGCTGA
- a CDS encoding Nif11-like leader peptide family natural product precursor, which produces MSEEQLKAFLEKVKGDTTLQEQLKAAADTDAVLAIAKEAGFSISADDLKNAQSEITDEELEDAAGGTSPMIITITPLSLLKARICE; this is translated from the coding sequence ATGTCAGAAGAGCAACTCAAAGCGTTCCTTGAAAAAGTAAAAGGCGACACCACGCTTCAGGAACAGCTCAAAGCTGCAGCTGATACTGATGCAGTTCTTGCGATTGCGAAAGAAGCTGGCTTCAGCATCTCTGCTGATGACTTGAAGAACGCTCAATCAGAGATCACAGATGAGGAGCTGGAAGACGCAGCCGGCGGTACTTCACCTATGATTATCACTATCACTCCTTTAAGCCTATTAAAGGCACGGATCTGCGAGTGA
- a CDS encoding Nif11-like leader peptide family natural product precursor, with product MSEEQLKAFIAKVQADTELQEKCKAAASSEEAMVIAKAAGFSITEDDIHSQSVSDDELEGASGGGYSVLWALLGRRCN from the coding sequence ATGTCAGAAGAACAACTGAAGGCATTCATCGCCAAAGTTCAAGCCGATACCGAATTGCAAGAAAAATGCAAGGCGGCAGCCTCCTCTGAGGAAGCAATGGTCATCGCAAAAGCAGCGGGATTCTCAATCACTGAAGATGACATTCACTCGCAATCTGTATCTGACGATGAGCTGGAAGGAGCCTCTGGCGGAGGGTATTCAGTGCTGTGGGCACTGCTGGGGAGGCGGTGTAATTAA
- a CDS encoding Nif11-like leader peptide family natural product precursor: MSEEQLKAFLEKVKADTSLKEKLKAEGADLVAIAKDAGFMISVDDLKKAKSELSKVELEGIAGGFYDPPGGCRMGQTIDRI; this comes from the coding sequence ATGTCAGAAGAACAACTTAAAGCCTTTCTAGAAAAAGTCAAAGCGGATACCAGTCTGAAAGAGAAGCTCAAAGCAGAAGGTGCTGACCTTGTTGCGATTGCTAAAGACGCTGGTTTTATGATTTCCGTTGACGACTTGAAGAAGGCTAAATCAGAACTTTCAAAAGTGGAATTGGAAGGTATCGCTGGAGGCTTCTATGATCCTCCGGGTGGGTGCAGAATGGGTCAAACCATTGACAGAATATAG
- a CDS encoding Nif11-like leader peptide family natural product precursor translates to MSNDQLDAFMERASADEGLRSRLKAATSPQAVAEIAKELGYTVPVDDLYAGDSISDQELEAITGGGGGQAGKSCSVGCVCKQSLPIEVGYPKE, encoded by the coding sequence ATGTCTAATGATCAACTCGATGCCTTCATGGAGAGGGCTTCGGCTGACGAAGGTCTACGGTCAAGGCTTAAAGCTGCAACAAGTCCACAGGCTGTCGCTGAAATAGCCAAGGAACTCGGTTACACAGTTCCTGTGGATGATTTGTATGCGGGAGATTCCATTTCGGATCAGGAGCTTGAGGCGATTACCGGAGGTGGAGGTGGCCAGGCCGGGAAAAGCTGTTCTGTTGGATGTGTTTGCAAACAGTCCTTACCTATTGAAGTCGGTTACCCTAAAGAATGA